In Populus alba chromosome 1, ASM523922v2, whole genome shotgun sequence, a single window of DNA contains:
- the LOC118032942 gene encoding sugar transport protein 8, whose amino-acid sequence MAGLSMAESGGGRDLPAKLTWQVIICCIIAAFGGLMFGYDVGISGGVTSMDDFLEKFFPAVYHKKHEATEDNYCKFDNQFLQLFTSSLYLAAIVSSFIASFFCKKFGRKPTIQAASIFFLTGAVLNAVAVELGMLIAGRIFLGVGVGFGNQAVPLFISEIAPAKYRGGLNICFQLLITIGILIANLINYATSNVHPYGWRISLGCAAVPAIILAIGSLVIEETPTSLLERGKNEEALRVLRKIRGVDNVDKEYAEILNVIELAKQVKHPFRNLMSRSNRPQLICGTVFQFFQQFTGINVVMFYAPVLFQTMGYGSNGSLLSAVVTDSVNVVSTFVAVFVVDITGRRVLLIEACIQMLAAQSIMGTILAVHLKSANIMPKGSAKLVVILVCVFVSGFAWSWGPLGWLIPSEIFPLETRSAGFFFAVSMNMFCTFLVAQAFLTMLCRMRSGIFFFFAAWIVVMAIFAIFFLPETKGIPIDEMNERVWKKHWFWKRYYEDSDIKKRSQEIQDKSEGESLE is encoded by the exons ATGGCTGGTTTATCCATGGCTGAATCAGGTGGTGGCCGAGACTTGCCTGCCAAGCTTACATGGCAGGTCATCATTTGCTGCATCATTGCAGCCTTCGGTGGTCTCATGTTTGGTTATGATGTTGGCATTTCCG GGGGGGTGACGTCAATGGATGATTTCTTGGAGAAGTTCTTTCCGGCTGTTTATCACAAGAAGCACGAGGCGACAGAGGATAACTACTGCAAATTTGATAACCAATTTCTTCAGCTCTTTACATCTTCACTCTACCTTGCAGCTATTGTTTCTAGTTTTATAGCCTCTTTCTTTTGCAAGAAATTCGGCCGAAAACCCACCATTCAAGCCGCTTCCATCTTCTTTCTTACCGGAGCCGTTCTAAACGCTGTTGCAGTGGAACTTGGCATGCTGATTGCTGGAAGGATTTTTCTAGGTGTTGGGGTTGGATTTGGCAACCAG GCGGTGCCTTTGTTCATATCAGAAATCGCACCAGCAAAATATAGAGGAGGCCTTAACATTTGTTTTCAGTTGCTAATCACAATAGGCATTCTGATAGCAAATCTGATCAATTATGCTACTTCAAACGTGCATCCTTATGGCTGGAGAATTTCCCTAGGGTGCGCTGCAGTGCCTGCTATAATTCTCGCCATTGGATCTCTTGTAATCGAGGAAACCCCCACGAGCCTTTTAGAGCGGGGAAAGAATGAAGAAGCTCTGCGTGTTTTAAGGAAGATTAGAGGTGTTGACAATGTAGACAAAGAATATGCAGAGATTTTGAATGTTATTGAATTGGCCAAACAAGTCAAACACCCTTTCAGAAATCTCATGAGTCGGTCTAATAGGCCTCAACTTATTTGTGGCACAGTTTTTCAATTCTTCCAGCAGTTCACTGGAATCAACGTTGTGATGTTTTATGCCCCAGTGCTGTTTCAGACTATGGGTTATGGCAGTAATGGGTCCCTGCTATCAGCTGTAGTCACTGACTCGGTCAATGTAGTGTCCACATTCGTTGCTGTTTTTGTTGTCGATATTACTGGAAGAAGGGTATTGCTCATAGAAGCTTGTATTCAGATGCTTGCTGCCCAG TCCATAATGGGAACGATTCTTGCTGTGCATTTGAAATCCGCCAATATCATGCCTAAAGGTTCTGCAAAGCTTGTCGTCATCTTGGTCTGTGTGTTCGTGTCTGGTTTCGCGTGGTCATGGGGTCCTCTTGGCTGGTTGATTCCCAGTGAAATCTTCCCTCTGGAGACAAGAAGTGCAGGTTTCTTCTTCGCTGTTAGCATGAACATGTTCTGTACCTTCCTTGTTGCTCAAGCATTCCTCACCATGCTCTGCCGCATGCGATCtgggattttcttcttcttcgctgCCTGGATTGTTGTCATGGCTATTTttgctattttctttcttcctgAGACGAAGGGGATCCCAATCGACGAAATGAATGAAAGGGTATGGAAGAAGCACTGGTTCTGGAAGAGGTACTATGAGGATTCTGATATTAAGAAGAGAAGCCAGGAAATTCAAGATAAATCAGAGGGAGAATCACTAGAATAA
- the LOC118032906 gene encoding transcription factor DIVARICATA translates to MKWEMGILSPASYLSSTNWLLEESKNTKWTPAENKAFENALAVYDEDTPDRWHKVAAMIPGKTVGDVIKQYKELELDVSYIEAGLIPVPGYSTSPFTLDWVDGNGYDGFKQSYGLGGKRSSTGRPADQERKKGVPWTEEEHKLFLMGLKKYGKGDWRNISRNFVISRTPTQVASHAQKYFIRQLSGGKDKRRASIHDITTVNLNDERTPSPDNKRPSPDQSGAISQQPNSAAMPRTHFQWNQPNGGGTIAFNSTNANMFMSAPHGINSYGLKMQGQNLHRGAVHDSYIRHQAMGFQMPSAHHYPHG, encoded by the exons ATGAAGTGGGAAATGGGAATTCTATCTCCCGCATCGTATCTTTCGAGCACGAATTGGCTACTAGAAGAGAGCAAGAACACAAAATGGACTCCAGCAGAGAACAAGGCGTTTGAGAATGCTCTTGCAGTTTATGACGAGGACACTCCTGATAGATGGCACAAGGTGGCAGCTATGATTCCAGGGAAGACAGTAGGGGATGTGATAAAGCAGTACAAGGAATTAGAACTTGATGTTAGCTACATAGAGGCAGGGCTGATTCCAGTTCCTGGATATAGCACCTCTCCATTCACATTGGATTGGGTTGATGGCAATGGCTATGATGGGTTTAAACAATCTTATGGCCTTGGTGGAAAGAGATCTTCAACAGGCCGACCTGCTGATcaggagagaaagaaaggtgTTCCATGGACAGAGGAAGAGCACAA GCTGTTTCTGATGGGCTTGAAGAAGTATGGCAAGGGGGACTGGAGAAACATATCTCGCAATTTTGTTATCAGCAGAACGCCGACTCAGGTGGCCAGTCATGCGCAGAAGTATTTTATCAGGCAGCTTTCAGGAGGGAAAGATAAGAGGAGAGCCAGTATTCATGATATAACAACTGTCAATCTCAACGACGAGAGAACTCCATCACCGGACAATAAAAGACCTTCACCTGACCAGTCCGGGGCGATTTCTCAGCAGCCCAATTCTGCCGCCATGCCTAGAACACATTTTCAATGGAATCAACCCAACGGTGGAGGAACCATAGCTTTTAATTCAACAAATGCAAACATGTTCATGTCTGCTCCTCATGGGATTAACTCATATGGGCTTAAAATGCAAGGCCAAAATCTGCATAGAGGAGCTGTTCATGACTCCTACATTAGACATCAAGCCATGGGTTTTCAGATGCCATCAGCGCACCACTACCCCCATGGATGA